The Candidatus Margulisiibacteriota bacterium DNA segment AAAGAAAAACTAAAAAAGATTTTTTGTTGAGAACAAAACAAAGGGGGGATTAGTGTGAAGAAGAAAACGCTTTGTGAAATAGTAAAAAAGGGTCAGTTAAAAGATAAGACAAAAAAGTATTTAAATAAAGTCTCTGAGCCTAAGTATATTTGTATGGAGTGTGGCAGAGTTGCAAACAAAAAATCAGTGTTATGTTCGCCTGCTAAATGGAGCGACTTTCAGAACACAAAAGAATAAGTGCTATAATAACTCTTGTGAATGAATATATACGTCTAGGATCAAGGGTTTAATTATGGATGGAGAAGTAAAGAAAACATTAGTTATTGGTGAAGTGCTTTATGACATTTTCGAAGATAACGGGTATGAGAATTTAGGTGGAGCACCTTTTAATTTTGCCTTCCATCTTAATAAATTTTTAGGTAATGTAAATTTTATTAGTGCCATTGGACAAGATGTTCGAGGTCAGAAATTAATTAAGCATCTCAAGCAGCTTAATTTTCCAATCAAACATATCCAGCATTTAAAGGATTTTCAGACAGGAATAGTTAAAGTGATTTTAGCTGGAGAAGGCATCCCTTCATATAATATTGTTGAGGATGTGGCTTATGACCAGATATCTTTAACTCCTGATGTTTCTCAATTGATAAATGAGAACAAAGACCTTTTGTACTTTGGTACCTTGGCTCAACGAAGTGAAGTCTCAAGACAAACAATCAGACAAATTATCCAAAAAACAAACGTTAAGATAAAGTTTTGTGATCTTAATTTAAGAGATAACTGCTTCAATGATGAGATTATTGAATTTTCATTACAAGCATGTACTTTTCTGAAAATAAACGAAGATGAGTTAGCACAGATAAACAAAGAAGAACGGTTTGGAAATAGTAGAGAAAAAATACTCAAAAACATCTCAGAAGAGTATAATATTGAGAGCATTTGTGTAACCTTAGGAGAAAAGGGAAGCTTGCTTTATTCAAATGGGCAAACATTTATTAAGGTTATCGCTAAGGAAGCGGTCGTTGATACTGTTGGTGCAGGTGATGCTTTTTCTGCTATGTTAATAACTGCAATTTTGTTGGGAAAAGAGCCAAAGGACGCTCTTTATTTAGCTTCAGATTTTTCTTCTAGAATCTGTCAGATAGAAGGAGCTATTCCTGATAATGATGAGTGGTATGAAGCAAGCAGAGAGGAATTAAGGGTAATAAGTGGTGAATAAAAAAATAAATGTTTTAGTAATCAATATTCATGGTCTGTTTCGTAGTCAAAACTTAGAGTTAGGTAGGGACTCGGATACAGGAGGTCAAACAAAATATGTGTATGAGTATGTAAAAGAGTTAGGTAAAAATCCTAACGTAGAAAAAGTACATGTAATGACCAAGCTTCTTGAAAATAAAAGGTATTCTACTGATTATGCAAAAGAAGAAGAAAAGATATCTGAGAATGTGTGTATTTATCGAGTAAAAGCAGGCGGTAAAAGATATATAAAAAAAGAAAAACTATGGAAAGTATTAGATGAGTTTGTCGAGAACGCAATTGGGGTGATTATTGAAAAGGGTTTAGAGATAGATGTTATTCATAGCCATTATGCTGACGCTGGTTATGTTGCAAGGGAATTGTCTAGTATTTTGGATGTTCCATTTGTGCACACAGGACATTCCTTAGGAATTCCTAAACAGCACAGGTTACAAGAACATGATATGACAGAGCAAGAGATTGATGAGGCTTTTAACATGAGATATCGAGTGATGGTTGAGGAAAAGATTATTCAAAGCGCAAGCCTAATAATTACTTCCACACAACAGGAAATTGATGAGCAGTATGGCTTGTATGATTCATTCAAAGAGGGCAATTATGAAGTAGTTCCTCCAGGGATAGATACTGCTAAATTTTTTCCATATTATTTTTTGAATGATAGATCTTTTATTGAAAGAGAAGAATATCAAGAAAGCATGAGTGTTAGAGAGCATATCAGAAAAGAACTAAAAAGATTTTTTTCTAATCCCAATAAACCAATAATTTTGACAATATGCCGACCAGAAAAAAGAAAAAACATTGAAGGGCTTATTGAAGCTTATGCGCAAGACCAAGAATTGCAAATGATAGCCAATTTAGCAATCTTTGCTGGAATTAGGAAAGATATAACAGCTAAGAACAGTCAAGAAGGTAAAGTTTTAACGGATATGCTTCTTGCCATGGATAAGTATGATTTATATGGAAAGATGGCTATACCCAAAACACACAATTTTGAATATGAAATACCAGAATTATATAGATATGTAGCCGAGGCAGGTGGAGTATTTGTTAACTCGGCTTTTATTGAACCCTTTGGTTTAACGTTACTGGAAGCTGGTGCAGTTGGATTGCCAATTGTTTCTACTGATAATGGCGGACCAAAAGATATAGTTGAGAGCTGTAATAATGGTGTTCTTGTTGACGTTAGTGATCCTGCAGAAATTTCTGCAGCCATCAAGGGGGTTTTGGTGGATAGAAAGATATGGACGATGTATTCAAGCAATGCGGTAAAAAATATCAGAGATAATTACAGTTGGGAAAGCCATTGCAATAGATTCATTCACCATTTATTTGATAAAAATATTTTAGATAAGAAGCAAAGAAAACCATCAATCAAAGATAAAATGTTTAATTTTAAGAAAATGATCATCACAGATATAGATAATACTCTTCTTGGAGACGACAAAGAGTTGAGTAAGTTTCTTGATTGGTTTAAAGCAAATGAGCAGAAGATTGGCTTTGGTGTTGCAACAGGTAGAGACATAGATTCAGCTTTAAATATCTTGAAGGAAAACAAGGTTCCAACTCCGCAAGTACTTATAACTTCTGTTGGCACGGAGATTTATTATTTTAATAACAATAAGTTGGTTTTTGACAAGAGGTGGAATTCTTTTTTGAGTGATGAGTGGGAAGCAGAGAAGATCAAAACTCTTCTGCAACATTTTGATTTTTTGACACCACAACTTGACCAACGGGAACTAAAGATAAGTTATAATATTGACGACTATAGTTACAGCAAAATTAAGAGCATGCATCAAATGTTAAAAGAGAACGGAGTCAGGTACAAATTAGTAGTTGCAGAGGGAAAATACATTGATATCCTTCCCTATAGAGCATCTAAATATAAAGCAGTTATTCATGTGTGTAATAAGTGGAAAATTAACAAGGATAATGTTTTGGTGGCTGGTGATTCTGGTAATGATAGGGACATGCTAACAAAGATGAGTAATGGGGTTGTTGTTGCGAATTACCAAAAGGAGCTAACTGGCATAAAAGGCGTATATTTTTCTAATCAAAAATTTGCGGGCGCAATTTTAGACGGGTTAAAGCATTATAATTTTATATAAAACATTAAAACACTAGTATAATATAGGTAAGTTGTGTTAATTTATTATTACTTCTTAAGGGGGTAAAGCAATGGCAGGTTTGTCTCCTATTGATTTTTCTCTTCTTGCGCAACAACGCTCGGATGTTTCGAAGATTGCTGGCGATGATTTTTTAAAGATACAGCAACAACAGCTAGCAGCGGTGATGCAGGATGAACAGGAACTAAAAAAAGAACAAGCATCTAAGGTTGAAGAAAAAGGGCTTGTGGCAATTGATTCGCAGAATGAAGAGTCAACAGGGCAAGAATATAGTAAAGAAAATGAAGAAAAGAAACAAAAAGATATAGTTAACGAAGAAGATTATTCATATGTGGAGTATGATGATCCAGATCTTGGGAAGGTTGGAGAATGGTTAGGTTAGATTTTCTAAAAAAATTTGTATTAATATGTGTGGCTTCAACCTTTTGTTATGCGAATTTTGATTTTACTGCTCAAGAGATGACAGAAAAAAATCAAGTGGTTGGACAAGTTTTATATAAGGATAATGTAGTTATTCCTTTATACACAACAGGTCCGTTTGTAACTGAATATTCTAGAGCACAAATGACAGCATATCGATTAAACGAGTATCTTCAAAACTATGAGGACATCAGTAAAATAAAATTTTCTTATCCTGAGAATACGTATACAGCATCAATAGGCGGTAGAAATTTATTTTCGATTTATAAAGAAGACGCCAAACAGGGAAACACAAGTGTTGAGGTGTTAATGTCAGAATGGATTAACAACCTCAAAGTAGCGATGATGACAAAGATTACTCAAGCAGAAGTTCCGGAAACAAACCCAGAAGTTAAGTCAGTAGAGCCTGTGCCTATAAAGAAATCTATAAAAGTAGCTGAAAACAATAAAAAAACTGTTAAAGAACAGGTAATTAGCGTAGATACAGAACAAGTGGTAAATGTATTAGAAAACAAAGTTGATAAAGATTTATTTATAGAAGATTTTGATGAACGTTTAACCAAACTTGAAGCCAAGGTTGCTAAGCCTCTTAAAAAAGGTAAATCAAATTTTTTGCTTTGGATTGTTGCGCTTCTTAATTTAGGGTTGGGCATATATTTGGTGTTTATTTATCAAAAAATAAAGAAAAATCTGGGTAGTTATGAAGAGGTAGAAAAAACAGGCAGAATGGAAGAAATCGAAAACTCTGTGAGTGTCTTAATCAAAGAACTTAAAGATGTCTCTGGTGAGGTAGTAGACAATACAA contains these protein-coding regions:
- a CDS encoding HAD-IIB family hydrolase; translation: MNKKINVLVINIHGLFRSQNLELGRDSDTGGQTKYVYEYVKELGKNPNVEKVHVMTKLLENKRYSTDYAKEEEKISENVCIYRVKAGGKRYIKKEKLWKVLDEFVENAIGVIIEKGLEIDVIHSHYADAGYVARELSSILDVPFVHTGHSLGIPKQHRLQEHDMTEQEIDEAFNMRYRVMVEEKIIQSASLIITSTQQEIDEQYGLYDSFKEGNYEVVPPGIDTAKFFPYYFLNDRSFIEREEYQESMSVREHIRKELKRFFSNPNKPIILTICRPEKRKNIEGLIEAYAQDQELQMIANLAIFAGIRKDITAKNSQEGKVLTDMLLAMDKYDLYGKMAIPKTHNFEYEIPELYRYVAEAGGVFVNSAFIEPFGLTLLEAGAVGLPIVSTDNGGPKDIVESCNNGVLVDVSDPAEISAAIKGVLVDRKIWTMYSSNAVKNIRDNYSWESHCNRFIHHLFDKNILDKKQRKPSIKDKMFNFKKMIITDIDNTLLGDDKELSKFLDWFKANEQKIGFGVATGRDIDSALNILKENKVPTPQVLITSVGTEIYYFNNNKLVFDKRWNSFLSDEWEAEKIKTLLQHFDFLTPQLDQRELKISYNIDDYSYSKIKSMHQMLKENGVRYKLVVAEGKYIDILPYRASKYKAVIHVCNKWKINKDNVLVAGDSGNDRDMLTKMSNGVVVANYQKELTGIKGVYFSNQKFAGAILDGLKHYNFI
- a CDS encoding PfkB family carbohydrate kinase, whose product is MDGEVKKTLVIGEVLYDIFEDNGYENLGGAPFNFAFHLNKFLGNVNFISAIGQDVRGQKLIKHLKQLNFPIKHIQHLKDFQTGIVKVILAGEGIPSYNIVEDVAYDQISLTPDVSQLINENKDLLYFGTLAQRSEVSRQTIRQIIQKTNVKIKFCDLNLRDNCFNDEIIEFSLQACTFLKINEDELAQINKEERFGNSREKILKNISEEYNIESICVTLGEKGSLLYSNGQTFIKVIAKEAVVDTVGAGDAFSAMLITAILLGKEPKDALYLASDFSSRICQIEGAIPDNDEWYEASREELRVISGE